The following coding sequences lie in one Arabidopsis thaliana chromosome 3, partial sequence genomic window:
- a CDS encoding Glycosyl hydrolase superfamily protein (Glycosyl hydrolase superfamily protein; FUNCTIONS IN: cation binding, hydrolase activity, hydrolyzing O-glycosyl compounds, catalytic activity; INVOLVED IN: carbohydrate metabolic process; LOCATED IN: endomembrane system; EXPRESSED IN: synergid; CONTAINS InterPro DOMAIN/s: Glycoside hydrolase, catalytic core (InterPro:IPR017853), Glycoside hydrolase, family 17 (InterPro:IPR000490), Glycoside hydrolase, subgroup, catalytic core (InterPro:IPR013781); BEST Arabidopsis thaliana protein match is: O-Glycosyl hydrolases family 17 protein (TAIR:AT5G24318.1); Has 2137 Blast hits to 2122 proteins in 123 species: Archae - 0; Bacteria - 0; Metazoa - 4; Fungi - 0; Plants - 2126; Viruses - 0; Other Eukaryotes - 7 (source: NCBI BLink).): protein MLGSRVVHQLYFLILTLILPFSAAYQVGVNYGTVANNLPPPHQVVNFIKTKTIINHVKIFDTNHDILAAFSGITGISLTVTVPNSDIISLSKLSNARSWLSDNLLPFLLTTSIRYIAVGNEVVATSDKTLITHLLPAMETLTLALHLANVSRILVSTPHSLGILSGSSEPPSSGKFRKGYDKAIFSPILDFHNRTKSPFMVNPYPYFGFGPETLNYALFNTNDVVYVDPVTKLNYTNMFDAQLDAVYSAMKRFGYGDVDIVVAETGWPSAGEPNQTGVGLDYAAAYNGNLIKHVNSGKGTPLMPNRVFETYVFSLFNENLKSSVSEQNFGLFKPDFTPVYDVGIMKTNKVYTLQLL, encoded by the coding sequence ATGTTGGGATCTAGAGTTGTTCATCAACTTTACTTCCTAATTCTCACTCTCATCCTTCCCTTCTCCGCTGCATATCAAGTCGGCGTAAACTACGGCACCGTGGCCAACAACCTCCCACCGCCTCACCAAGTCGTCAacttcatcaaaacaaaaacaataatcaacCACGTCAAAATCTTCGACACAAACCACGACATCCTCGCCGCATTTTCCGGCATTACAGGAATCTCCCTCACCGTCACCGTCCCAAACTCCGATATCATTTCTCTTTCCAAGCTTTCCAACGCACGTTCATGGCTCTCCGACAACCTCCTCCCCTTCCTCCTAACAACTTCAATCCGTTACATTGCTGTCGGAAACGAAGTCGTCGCCACATCCGACAAAACCCTCATCACTCATCTCCTTCCCGCTATGGAGACGCTTACGTTAGCATTACACCTTGCTAACGTCAGTAGGATCTTAGTCTCGACGCCTCACTCGCTCGGTATCCTCTCAGGCTCCTCCGAGCCACCTAGCTCCGGAAAGTTCCGTAAAGGGTACGACAAAGCCATCTTCTCTCCAATCCTAGACTTCCACAACCGCACCAAGTCTCCTTTTATGGTTAACCCGTATCCATATTTCGGTTTCGGACCTGAAACGTTAAACTACGCACTCTTTAACACAAACGACGTTGTATATGTTGACCCGGTTACGAAGTTGAACTACACCAACATGTTCGACGCTCAGCTTGATGCTGTTTACTCCGCAATGAAACGATTTGGGTACGGTGACGTGGACATTGTTGTGGCTGAGACCGGTTGGCCTTCAGCTGgtgaaccgaaccaaaccggCGTCGGTTTAGATTATGCCGCAGCTTACAATGGGAACCTTATAAAGCATGTGAATTCTGGTAAGGGCACTCCATTGATGCCAAACCGGGTTTTCGaaacttatgttttttctctcttcaacgAGAATCTCAAATCTTCGGTTTCAGAGCAAAACTTCGGTTTGTTTAAACCGGACTTCACCCCGGTTTACGATGTCGGTatcatgaaaacaaataagGTATATACGCTTCAATTATTGTAA
- the MBD5 gene encoding methyl-CPG-binding domain protein 5 (methyl-CPG-binding domain protein 5 (MBD5); FUNCTIONS IN: methyl-CpG binding, DNA binding; INVOLVED IN: biological_process unknown; LOCATED IN: perinucleolar chromocenter; EXPRESSED IN: 20 plant structures; EXPRESSED DURING: 12 growth stages; CONTAINS InterPro DOMAIN/s: DNA-binding, integrase-type (InterPro:IPR016177), Methyl-CpG DNA binding (InterPro:IPR001739); BEST Arabidopsis thaliana protein match is: methyl-CPG-binding domain 6 (TAIR:AT5G59380.1); Has 120 Blast hits to 118 proteins in 32 species: Archae - 0; Bacteria - 0; Metazoa - 64; Fungi - 4; Plants - 49; Viruses - 0; Other Eukaryotes - 3 (source: NCBI BLink).), translated as MSNGTDQAQPPPENPATPVDSKSRKRATPGDDNWLPPDWRTEIRVRTSGTKAGTVDKFYYEPITGRKFRSKNEVLYYLEHGTPKKKSVKTAENGDSHSEHSEGRGSARRQTKSNKKVTEPPPKPLNFDFLNVPEKVTWTGINGSEEAWLPFIGDYKIQESVSQDWDRVFTLVTSQNAGKTMF; from the exons ATGTCGAACGGCACGGATCAGGCTCAACCACCACCGGAGAACCCGGCTACTCCGGTGGATTCGAAGTCACGGAAACGTGCGACGCCAGGGGATGATAATTGGCTTCCTCCTGATTGGAGAACCGAAATTAGGGTTCGAACCTCTGGCACTAAAGCTGGTACTGTTGATAAG TTCTACTACGAACCGATTACGGGTCGTAAGTTCCGGTCCAAGAACGAGGTTTTGTACTATTTGGAACACGGGACGCCTAAAAAGAAGTCCGTCAAGACAGCGGAAAACGGAGACTCACATTCCGAA CATTCTGAAGGTAGAGGAAGCGCTAGGCGGCAGacaaaatccaacaaaaaggTTACTGAGCCACCGCCAAAGCCGTTGAACTTCGATTTTCTGAATGTGCCGGAGAAGGTTACTTGGACTGGGATAAACGGTtcagaagaagcttggttgcCTTTCATTGGGGACTACAAGATTCAAGAATCTGTCAGCCAAGATTGGGACAGAGTATTCACTCTTGTCACCTCCCAAAACGCTGGAAAAACGATGTTCTAG